One Paroedura picta isolate Pp20150507F chromosome 3, Ppicta_v3.0, whole genome shotgun sequence genomic window carries:
- the LOC143831242 gene encoding olfactory receptor 1f45-like, with protein MEKEPGNHTNFAGFILLGLSTSPEFQGLLFPLFLSMYLVSLLGNLLIILVIFSNDALFHTPMYFFLSHLSLADIGFSSNAVPKMLQILVSKTNTISYDGCLTQLYFFVVFCTTDNFLLASMAYDRYVAICCPLRYSTVMSHKRCLILAAGSWLLSNAQGLLYVSSISSFSFCASREIPHFFCDVHPLIKLSCSDTSSVEMMLMFEGSVTMLGPLTLILVSYIFIVFRVLKVPSASGKYKAFSTCSSHLTTVALFYGTLIGTYIRPSSTYSGTKLSVASIFYTVVTPMLNPFIYSLRNSEMQGAMRRLLRIWFRKERSVREMRS; from the coding sequence ATGGAAAAGGAGCCCGGGAACCACACCAACTTTGCCGGATTCATCCTCCTGGGTCTCTCCACCTCGCCCGAGTTCCAGGGtcttctcttccccctcttcctgtCTATGTACCTGGTTAGCCTGCTGGGGAACCTCTTGATCATCCTGGTGATCTTCTCCAATGATGCCCTCTTCCAtacccccatgtacttcttcctcagcCACCTCTCCTTGGCCGACATTGGGTTCAGTTCCAACGCCGTGCCCAAGATGCTGCAGATCTTGGTGTCGaagaccaacaccatctcctaTGACGGATGCTTGACCCAACTGTATTTCTTTGTGGTCTTCTGCACCACCGATAACTTCCTCCTGGCCTCCATGGCGTACGATCGCTACGTGGCCATCTGCTGCCCGCTGCGTTATAGCACGGTAATGAGCCACAAGCGATGTCTGATCTTGGCTGCTGGTTCCTGGCTCCTGTCTAATGCTCAGGGCCTGCTGTATGTATCCTCAATATCTAGTTTCTCCTTCTGCGCTTCTCGGGAAATCCCTCATTTCTTCTGCGATGTCCACCCTTTAATCAAGCTCTCCTGCTCGGACACCTCCTCTGTTGAAATGATGCTGATGTTTGAAGGTTCAGTGACCATGCTTGGACCTCTCACACTCATCCTGGTCTCCTACATCTTCATTGTCTTCAGAGTGTTGAAGGTCCCATCTGCTTCTGGGAAGTACAAggccttctccacctgcagctccCACCTCACCACGGTAGCCTTGTTCTACGGCACTCTGATAGGAACCTACATCCGCCCATCGTCCACGTATTCGGGCACTAAGCTGAGCGTGGCGTCCATCTTCTACACCGTTGTCACGCCAATGCTCAATCCCTTTATCTACAGTCTGAGGAACAGCGAGATGCAGGGGGCCATGAGGAGGTTGCTGAGGATTTGGTTTAGGAAGGAGAGAAGTGTGCGGGAGATGAGATCCTAG